From Vibrio splendidus, a single genomic window includes:
- a CDS encoding multicopper oxidase family protein → MDISRRKFIQSSLAISALTVLPACSINRSVDEQGKYVYDLTAEPSTAELVTGFNTNVLAFNGQIPAPTIRCRQGEKVTIRFTNKLSEPTTIHWHGLRIPIEMDGVPFLSQPPIMPGETFIYEFTPPDAGTFWYHPHMNSVKQLGMGLVGLIIVEESIPVQFDEEHALMLKHWHIDKQGQWKDLMIPRLSARMGTPGEWSSVNGVHEPVYQLKQHATTRLRIANVDNTITYPIAVEGAEAWVIAIDGNPVKTPYKLTQHKIGPGMRVDIGLIAPKVGERVNVLQMKGRFPFSLCEFEVVDSPLTEGRLLPLLPLNPVPNLDLANAEEIDFVFEWEGAVSPVSKDGKSMPKFWLTNKRAWEGMSKDNIPEPLTTLELGKTYIFDLKNVTQYHHPIHIHGHTFTVLELDGKKVEEPFHTDTVLLGKNGRAKAAFVADNPGRWMYHCHVIEHMKTGLMGYIEVK, encoded by the coding sequence ATGGATATCTCCCGTCGTAAGTTTATTCAATCATCTCTCGCTATATCAGCACTCACTGTTCTACCCGCTTGCTCAATTAACCGGTCAGTTGATGAGCAAGGAAAGTATGTTTATGACTTAACTGCAGAACCTTCAACAGCTGAGTTGGTGACGGGATTTAATACCAATGTTTTAGCCTTTAATGGACAGATCCCTGCTCCGACGATTCGATGTCGGCAGGGTGAAAAGGTCACGATCCGCTTTACGAATAAGCTATCAGAGCCGACGACTATTCATTGGCATGGTTTAAGAATTCCTATCGAAATGGATGGGGTTCCCTTCTTAAGTCAGCCACCGATCATGCCAGGTGAAACATTCATTTATGAGTTTACGCCGCCAGATGCTGGCACATTTTGGTATCACCCACATATGAATAGTGTCAAGCAGCTTGGTATGGGCTTGGTTGGTCTAATTATCGTTGAGGAGAGCATCCCAGTACAGTTTGATGAAGAACACGCACTGATGCTTAAGCATTGGCACATCGATAAACAGGGTCAATGGAAAGACTTAATGATTCCACGACTAAGTGCTCGTATGGGTACTCCAGGAGAGTGGAGTAGCGTCAATGGTGTTCATGAACCTGTATACCAATTAAAGCAGCATGCAACGACTCGACTGCGTATCGCGAATGTCGATAATACGATCACTTATCCTATTGCTGTCGAAGGGGCTGAGGCATGGGTGATTGCCATTGATGGTAATCCTGTAAAGACGCCATATAAACTGACTCAACATAAAATCGGCCCAGGGATGCGCGTGGATATTGGACTGATAGCGCCCAAAGTAGGCGAGCGAGTTAATGTTCTTCAAATGAAGGGCCGCTTTCCTTTCTCTTTATGTGAGTTCGAGGTAGTAGATTCCCCCCTTACTGAAGGGCGTTTATTGCCATTGTTACCTCTTAACCCGGTACCTAATCTAGATCTTGCTAATGCTGAAGAGATCGATTTTGTGTTCGAGTGGGAAGGTGCGGTATCACCAGTTTCTAAAGATGGGAAATCGATGCCTAAGTTTTGGCTTACTAATAAAAGAGCATGGGAAGGGATGAGCAAAGACAATATTCCTGAGCCGTTGACGACTTTAGAGTTAGGTAAGACTTACATATTCGATCTAAAGAACGTCACCCAATACCATCACCCGATCCATATTCACGGTCATACATTCACTGTATTGGAACTTGATGGGAAGAAAGTTGAAGAGCCTTTCCATACCGATACAGTGTTACTTGGAAAAAACGGCCGAGCTAAAGCTGCATTTGTTGCAGATAACCCTGGCCGCTGGATGTACCACTGTCATGTTATAGAACACATGAAAACGGGTTTAATGGGATACATTGAAGTTAAGTGA
- the crcB gene encoding fluoride efflux transporter CrcB: protein MGQLSILGFIAIGGAFGACSRYLISELCVVMLGRGFPYGTLTVNVIGSLIMGLLIAAFENEMVATEPWRQIIGLGFLGALTTFSTFSMDNVLLMQQGAFFKMGLNVLLNVVLSISAAWIGFQLLIKS, encoded by the coding sequence ATGGGTCAGTTATCTATTCTAGGTTTTATCGCCATCGGTGGCGCGTTTGGTGCTTGTTCACGTTACTTGATTTCAGAGTTATGCGTTGTGATGTTAGGACGTGGTTTTCCTTACGGTACGTTGACTGTTAACGTGATTGGCTCTTTGATTATGGGATTGCTCATCGCCGCGTTTGAAAACGAGATGGTCGCGACGGAACCGTGGAGACAAATCATCGGTCTTGGTTTCCTAGGAGCACTGACTACATTTTCTACGTTTTCTATGGATAACGTACTTCTTATGCAGCAGGGCGCTTTCTTTAAGATGGGACTCAATGTGCTACTCAACGTGGTACTCAGTATTTCAGCCGCATGGATCGGCTTCCAACTTTTGATAAAGTCTTAA
- a CDS encoding HesA/MoeB/ThiF family protein codes for MLSDFEFIRYQRQIALPEVGEQGQRNLLNSHVLVIGCGGLGNAAALYLAASGVGKIVLVDDDCVDSSNLQRQVAFKEIQLGSPKVEALKQQLSELNSRSQVRTINQRMSESQLELEVMLADLVLDCTDNFASRQQVNRACFKANTPLISGSAIGWKGQFIVFDYQNQQGCYHCLFPFEHHPQTTRCSDSGIIGPVVGTIGNLQALAAIQRISSGEFKVATHQLKLFDGQTMNWQNLMVTQDSECPVCNTTAIQHPEEEAQ; via the coding sequence ATGCTGAGTGACTTTGAATTTATTCGTTATCAACGACAAATTGCGTTACCTGAAGTCGGTGAACAAGGGCAACGAAACCTATTAAATAGCCATGTGTTAGTGATTGGTTGTGGTGGCTTAGGTAATGCTGCGGCTCTTTACCTTGCAGCTTCTGGTGTTGGAAAGATCGTGTTGGTTGATGATGACTGTGTGGATTCATCTAACCTGCAACGACAGGTCGCGTTCAAAGAAATTCAGTTAGGTTCGCCTAAAGTCGAAGCTTTGAAGCAACAACTGAGCGAGCTCAATAGTCGCAGCCAAGTAAGAACCATCAATCAGCGAATGAGTGAAAGCCAACTTGAATTAGAAGTCATGTTGGCTGATCTCGTGTTGGATTGTACTGACAACTTCGCGTCACGCCAGCAGGTTAACCGAGCTTGTTTTAAAGCTAATACACCTTTGATATCGGGTTCTGCAATCGGCTGGAAAGGTCAATTTATTGTCTTTGATTATCAGAACCAGCAAGGGTGTTATCACTGCCTTTTCCCGTTTGAGCATCATCCACAAACAACGCGTTGTAGTGATAGCGGCATTATTGGTCCAGTGGTTGGAACGATAGGTAACCTTCAAGCTCTTGCTGCTATTCAGCGTATTAGCAGTGGCGAGTTTAAAGTCGCAACGCATCAGCTCAAACTGTTCGATGGCCAGACCATGAACTGGCAAAACCTAATGGTCACGCAAGATAGCGAATGTCCGGTTTGCAACACAACTGCGATCCAACACCCAGAAGAAGAAGCACAATGA
- a CDS encoding thiazole synthase, which translates to MLTIADKTFQSRLFTGTGKFANKYLMASAIEASGSQLATMALKRVDIRSEQDDILQPIIDAGVNLLPNTSGAKNAKDAIFAAHLAREALGTNWLKLEIHPDPKYLMPDPIETLNAAEQLVKDGFVVLPYCHADPVLCKRLEEVGCAAVMPLGAPIGSNKGIASADFLEIIIDQANVPVIVDAGIGAPSHAARAMEMGADAVLVNTAIAASQQPVDMAIAFKLAVEAGRMAYLAGLAGQVSHAVASSPLTSFLDE; encoded by the coding sequence ATGTTAACCATCGCAGATAAAACGTTTCAATCACGTCTGTTCACTGGAACAGGCAAGTTCGCAAACAAGTATTTGATGGCGAGTGCTATCGAGGCTTCCGGTTCTCAGCTGGCAACCATGGCGCTAAAGAGAGTCGATATTCGTTCTGAGCAAGATGATATTTTACAGCCAATTATTGATGCTGGCGTTAATCTACTTCCGAATACCTCTGGCGCGAAGAACGCGAAGGATGCGATTTTTGCCGCACACTTGGCTCGTGAAGCACTAGGTACTAACTGGTTAAAACTTGAGATTCATCCGGATCCAAAGTACTTGATGCCAGACCCAATCGAGACACTTAACGCTGCTGAGCAACTAGTGAAAGATGGATTTGTTGTGTTGCCTTATTGCCACGCCGACCCTGTCTTGTGTAAGCGCTTAGAAGAGGTAGGTTGTGCTGCTGTGATGCCACTCGGTGCACCGATTGGTTCTAATAAGGGAATCGCGTCAGCCGACTTCCTAGAGATCATTATCGACCAAGCGAATGTCCCTGTGATTGTTGATGCGGGGATTGGCGCGCCATCGCATGCTGCTCGTGCAATGGAAATGGGCGCAGACGCTGTGTTAGTGAATACTGCGATTGCGGCTTCTCAACAACCCGTCGATATGGCGATTGCCTTTAAGCTGGCAGTTGAAGCAGGTCGTATGGCTTACCTTGCTGGTCTCGCTGGTCAGGTATCTCACGCGGTTGCTTCCAGTCCGTTAACTTCATTTCTAGACGAGTAA
- the thiH gene encoding 2-iminoacetate synthase ThiH, protein MTFVDRFKQLNWDDIGMSIFSKTAADVERALSKPKRDLEDFKALISPAAEPYLEQMAQQSLALTRKRFGNTMSLYIPLYLSNLCANACTYCGFSMENRIKRRTLTLDEIDAESAAIKKMKFDSVLLVTGEHETKVGMNYFRQVLPNIKKQFNYLAMEVQPLDQQDYAELKTLGLDAVMVYQETYQPRTYAEHHLRGNKMDFEYRLETPDRLAKAGIDKIGIGALIGLEDWRTDCFFVAAHLDYLERTYWQTRYSISFPRLRPCEGGESSGGLQPKSVMNDKQLVQLICAYRLLNPEVELSLSTRESATFRDNVLPLGITSMSAASKTQPGGYASGEEELEQFEISDERSAADVESMIRQRGFDPVWRDWHSAYSG, encoded by the coding sequence ATGACGTTTGTTGATCGATTTAAACAGCTCAACTGGGATGACATTGGTATGTCTATCTTCAGTAAAACGGCAGCGGATGTTGAACGTGCTCTGAGTAAACCCAAACGCGATCTAGAAGACTTTAAGGCTCTGATCTCTCCGGCGGCAGAACCTTACTTAGAGCAGATGGCACAACAATCGTTGGCGCTAACTCGCAAGCGGTTTGGCAATACGATGTCGCTTTATATTCCTTTGTACCTATCTAACCTGTGCGCTAACGCGTGTACGTATTGTGGTTTTTCAATGGAGAACCGTATCAAGCGCCGCACGCTTACTTTGGATGAAATCGATGCCGAAAGTGCGGCTATCAAAAAGATGAAGTTTGATAGCGTTTTGTTGGTCACTGGTGAGCATGAAACTAAGGTCGGGATGAATTACTTTCGACAGGTGTTGCCGAATATCAAAAAGCAATTCAACTACCTTGCGATGGAAGTGCAGCCACTTGATCAACAAGATTACGCCGAACTTAAAACTCTCGGTTTAGATGCGGTGATGGTTTATCAAGAGACCTATCAACCAAGGACCTACGCTGAGCATCATCTACGTGGCAATAAAATGGATTTTGAATATCGTCTTGAAACTCCCGATCGCTTGGCAAAGGCGGGTATTGATAAGATAGGTATTGGTGCTTTGATTGGTTTGGAAGATTGGCGAACCGACTGCTTCTTTGTTGCTGCTCATTTAGATTATCTGGAGCGTACTTATTGGCAGACACGTTACTCGATTTCATTCCCACGTCTTCGCCCGTGTGAAGGTGGGGAGTCTAGTGGAGGCTTACAGCCTAAGTCGGTCATGAACGATAAACAGCTGGTTCAGCTTATCTGCGCATATCGACTCTTGAATCCTGAGGTCGAGTTATCTCTATCTACTCGTGAGTCGGCAACCTTCCGCGATAACGTGCTGCCATTAGGGATCACGAGTATGTCGGCGGCTTCTAAAACCCAACCTGGTGGTTATGCTTCGGGTGAGGAAGAACTCGAACAGTTTGAGATTAGCGATGAGAGAAGTGCAGCCGATGTTGAGTCGATGATTCGCCAACGTGGTTTCGACCCGGTGTGGCGTGATTGGCACAGTGCCTATTCTGGTTAA
- a CDS encoding aminopeptidase P family protein, with protein sequence MHNITAERVDAVRAWLETNNLDAVIIPHEDEYLGEYVPAHNERLHWLTGFTGSAGAAVITRETAAIFVDGRYTVQVRKQVPAELFEYRHLIEEPALDWIVNSLPQGSKVAFDPRMHTAAWLKGAQAKLAERVELTTLSANPIDELWSDRPEPVVSDVRLMATNAVGQSSESKRAEIAGLLKAKGADAAILTELDSICWLLNIRGLDVSRLPVVLSNAIIHADESVDFFLDPARIPAGFEAHVGNGIRVSHPSELEARLQSLENKNVSVDSGTSNAWYTLVLQNAGAHIIEAADPCLMPKAAKNETEIAGMKACHIRDGVAMAKFLSWIDAEVTQGNLHNEAVLADKVQSFREQDPTLMDLSFDTISAAGGNAAMCHYNHENQPEPGQLELNTLYLVDSGGQYLDGTTDITRTIAIGQPSDEMIQQFTLALKGHIGIARARFPQGTRGFQLDILARQHLWAEGFDYDHGTGHGVGHFLSVHEGPQSISKKLIDVPLVEGMVLSNEPGYYRADEFGIRIENLELVVELPTQGDFSVLTFESLTRCPIDKRNINVDLLTRPELAWLNDYHQKVWNDVSPLVEGDTLEWLRQSTTPLAHA encoded by the coding sequence ATGCACAATATCACTGCTGAACGCGTTGATGCGGTTCGAGCTTGGCTTGAAACAAACAACCTAGATGCCGTTATCATTCCACACGAAGACGAATATCTAGGTGAATACGTTCCAGCTCATAACGAGCGACTTCACTGGTTAACAGGTTTCACAGGCTCTGCAGGTGCCGCTGTTATTACTCGTGAAACTGCTGCTATTTTTGTTGATGGTCGCTATACCGTTCAGGTTCGTAAGCAGGTGCCAGCAGAGTTATTTGAGTATCGCCACCTTATTGAAGAACCAGCTTTAGATTGGATCGTCAATTCATTACCACAAGGCAGTAAGGTTGCATTCGACCCACGCATGCACACTGCCGCTTGGTTGAAAGGCGCACAAGCAAAACTAGCAGAGAGAGTTGAGCTCACAACGCTATCAGCAAACCCGATTGATGAGCTTTGGTCTGATCGTCCTGAGCCTGTCGTGTCTGATGTGCGCCTAATGGCAACAAACGCCGTTGGTCAATCAAGCGAGAGTAAGCGCGCTGAGATTGCTGGCTTGTTAAAAGCAAAAGGTGCAGACGCCGCTATCCTTACCGAGCTAGACTCAATCTGTTGGTTGCTTAACATTCGTGGCTTGGACGTATCTCGCCTACCTGTTGTGCTGTCTAATGCAATCATTCACGCTGATGAAAGCGTCGATTTCTTCCTAGACCCAGCACGCATCCCAGCAGGCTTTGAAGCACACGTTGGTAATGGTATTCGAGTTTCTCACCCATCAGAGCTTGAAGCGCGCCTTCAGTCTTTAGAAAACAAAAATGTGTCTGTCGATTCAGGTACAAGCAATGCTTGGTATACGCTTGTTCTTCAAAACGCTGGCGCTCATATTATTGAAGCAGCAGACCCATGTCTCATGCCAAAAGCCGCTAAAAACGAAACTGAAATTGCCGGCATGAAAGCGTGTCACATTCGTGATGGTGTGGCGATGGCGAAATTCCTATCTTGGATTGATGCAGAAGTCACACAAGGTAACCTGCACAACGAAGCGGTATTGGCTGACAAAGTACAGTCGTTCCGTGAGCAGGACCCAACGCTGATGGACCTAAGTTTTGACACGATTTCAGCAGCAGGCGGAAACGCAGCTATGTGTCACTACAACCATGAGAACCAACCTGAACCAGGTCAGTTAGAACTGAATACTTTGTACCTAGTCGATTCAGGCGGCCAGTACTTAGATGGTACAACCGACATCACTCGTACTATCGCGATTGGCCAACCAAGCGACGAAATGATTCAGCAGTTCACTCTCGCACTAAAAGGTCACATCGGCATTGCACGTGCACGTTTCCCTCAAGGTACTCGTGGTTTCCAACTGGATATCCTAGCGCGTCAGCACTTATGGGCAGAAGGCTTCGACTACGACCACGGTACTGGCCACGGTGTTGGTCATTTCCTAAGTGTTCATGAAGGACCGCAAAGCATCTCTAAGAAGTTGATCGACGTGCCTCTAGTTGAAGGTATGGTGTTATCAAACGAACCGGGTTACTACCGTGCTGATGAATTTGGTATCCGCATCGAGAACCTAGAACTGGTTGTTGAGCTGCCAACTCAGGGTGACTTCTCTGTACTGACGTTTGAATCACTAACTCGTTGCCCTATCGATAAGCGCAACATCAATGTTGATTTGCTAACACGACCTGAACTGGCATGGCTGAACGACTACCATCAGAAAGTATGGAACGACGTTAGTCCACTAGTTGAAGGTGATACGTTGGAATGGCTACGCCAATCAACGACACCATTAGCTCACGCTTAA
- the thiC gene encoding phosphomethylpyrimidine synthase ThiC: MSTRKQARLEAKNFIDSLSVQPYPNSKKAYIQGSREDIQVPVREISLADSLVGGTKKEPVFEPNVPIQVYDTSGVYTDPTHEIDLYSGLPKLREQWIEERGDTELLDDVSSVYTKERLEDETLDDLRYGNLPRIRRATDNQCVTQLHYARQGIITPEMEYIAIRENMGRQKFADEQLNHQHPGHNFGANLPKEITPEFVRKEVAEGRAIIPSNINHPESEPMIIGRNFLVKVNANIGNSSVSSSIEEEVEKLVWSTRWGGDTVMDLSTGRNIHETREWILRNSPVPIGTVPMYQALEKVNGVAEDLNWEVMRDTLIEQAEQGVDYFTIHAGLLLRYVPMTAKRVTGIVSRGGSIIAKWCLAHHQESFLYTHFREICEICAKYDVALSLGDGLRPGSIADANDEAQFSELRTLGELTKVAWEYDVQVIIEGPGHVPMHLIKENMDEQLEHCHEAPFYTLGPLTTDIAPGYDHITSGIGAAMIGWYGCAMLCYVTPKEHLGLPNKEDVKTGLITYKLAAHAADLAKGHPGAQIRDNALSKARFEFRWEDQFNLALDPETARSFHDETLPQESGKVAHFCSMCGPKFCSMKISQEVREYAKDTEQVAADQAIEIKMLDNPLEGMRQKSQEFRDTGSELYHPAVGAKEAQLEE; encoded by the coding sequence ATGTCGACTCGTAAACAAGCAAGACTGGAAGCGAAGAATTTCATTGATTCTTTATCCGTACAACCCTATCCAAACTCAAAAAAAGCTTACATCCAAGGATCTCGAGAGGACATTCAAGTCCCTGTCCGAGAAATATCACTCGCTGATAGCCTTGTTGGTGGTACCAAAAAAGAGCCTGTATTCGAACCTAATGTACCTATTCAAGTTTACGATACCTCCGGTGTTTATACAGACCCTACACACGAAATAGACCTGTATAGCGGTCTTCCTAAGTTGCGAGAGCAATGGATTGAAGAGCGTGGTGATACGGAACTGTTAGACGATGTAAGCTCTGTTTACACCAAAGAACGTTTAGAAGACGAAACCCTAGACGACCTTCGCTACGGCAACCTACCTAGAATTCGCCGTGCTACAGACAACCAATGTGTTACCCAATTGCATTATGCTCGTCAGGGCATTATCACGCCTGAGATGGAGTACATTGCCATACGTGAGAACATGGGACGTCAGAAGTTCGCTGATGAGCAGCTTAACCATCAACACCCTGGCCATAACTTTGGCGCAAACCTGCCGAAAGAAATTACTCCTGAGTTCGTGCGTAAAGAGGTTGCAGAAGGTCGAGCTATTATCCCTTCAAACATCAACCACCCAGAATCAGAACCTATGATTATTGGCCGAAACTTCTTAGTGAAAGTGAACGCCAATATCGGTAACTCTTCAGTAAGCTCTTCGATTGAAGAAGAAGTTGAGAAGCTAGTATGGTCAACTCGTTGGGGGGGCGATACCGTAATGGATCTCTCAACTGGCCGTAATATCCACGAGACTCGCGAGTGGATTCTACGTAACAGTCCAGTGCCGATTGGTACGGTTCCTATGTATCAGGCGCTTGAAAAAGTGAATGGCGTAGCCGAAGACCTTAACTGGGAAGTGATGCGCGATACCTTGATTGAACAAGCAGAGCAAGGTGTTGACTACTTCACTATCCATGCTGGTTTGTTGCTTCGCTACGTTCCGATGACGGCTAAACGTGTGACCGGTATTGTTTCTCGTGGTGGTTCTATTATCGCGAAATGGTGTCTTGCTCATCACCAAGAAAGTTTCCTTTATACCCACTTCCGAGAGATCTGTGAGATCTGTGCGAAGTACGATGTTGCACTGTCCTTGGGTGATGGCCTACGTCCTGGTTCTATTGCAGATGCCAATGATGAGGCTCAATTCTCGGAGTTACGTACTCTAGGTGAGTTGACTAAAGTGGCTTGGGAATATGATGTTCAGGTGATCATTGAAGGCCCTGGACATGTACCAATGCACCTGATTAAAGAGAATATGGACGAGCAGTTAGAGCACTGCCATGAAGCGCCTTTCTATACTTTAGGCCCATTGACGACAGATATTGCCCCTGGTTACGACCATATTACCTCTGGTATTGGCGCGGCCATGATTGGTTGGTACGGCTGTGCGATGCTCTGTTATGTCACCCCTAAAGAGCACCTAGGCTTACCAAATAAAGAAGATGTGAAGACTGGCTTGATTACTTACAAGCTAGCAGCACACGCAGCGGACCTCGCTAAAGGACATCCGGGCGCACAAATCCGAGATAATGCATTATCAAAGGCACGTTTTGAATTCCGTTGGGAAGACCAATTCAATCTAGCTTTAGATCCTGAAACCGCGCGTTCTTTCCATGATGAAACTCTGCCACAAGAGTCGGGCAAGGTTGCTCACTTCTGCTCAATGTGTGGACCTAAATTCTGCTCGATGAAGATTTCTCAAGAAGTTCGAGAGTATGCGAAAGACACCGAACAAGTAGCCGCGGATCAGGCTATCGAGATTAAGATGCTAGATAACCCGTTGGAAGGGATGCGTCAAAAATCACAAGAGTTCCGTGATACTGGTTCTGAACTTTACCACCCTGCAGTCGGCGCAAAAGAAGCTCAACTAGAGGAATAA
- the thiS gene encoding sulfur carrier protein ThiS, with protein sequence MSHITISINEQPEQVAQSSSLSDIIQALSLPDLGCVFAINNAVVPRSQWQQTIVHEGDSISLFQAIAGG encoded by the coding sequence ATGAGCCACATAACTATTTCAATAAACGAGCAACCAGAGCAGGTCGCGCAATCGTCGTCTCTCTCAGACATCATCCAAGCACTGTCGCTACCTGATTTAGGGTGTGTGTTTGCTATCAATAATGCGGTTGTACCACGCAGCCAATGGCAACAAACCATCGTCCACGAAGGCGATTCTATCTCTCTTTTCCAAGCTATTGCAGGGGGCTAA
- the hemG gene encoding menaquinone-dependent protoporphyrinogen IX dehydrogenase, which yields MAKALFLYSSREGQTKKILNYIKEEMNEFECELQDLHTVNNVDFAQYDRVLIGASIRYGHLNKKLYQFIDANLAQLQSNKVAFFCVNLTARKEDQGKDTPEGSAYIKKFLLKSPWQPTLIGVFAGALYYPRYNWFDKTMIRFIMNMTGGETDTTKEVEYTNWEKVSLFSKKLQEM from the coding sequence GTGGCAAAAGCTCTATTTTTGTATTCAAGCCGTGAAGGGCAGACCAAGAAAATCTTGAACTATATAAAAGAAGAAATGAATGAGTTCGAATGTGAGCTTCAAGATCTGCACACTGTTAATAATGTCGACTTTGCTCAGTACGACAGAGTGTTGATTGGTGCATCTATTCGTTACGGCCACCTTAATAAGAAGCTATACCAGTTTATTGATGCCAATCTTGCTCAGTTGCAATCAAACAAGGTTGCTTTCTTCTGCGTTAACTTAACGGCTCGTAAAGAAGACCAAGGTAAAGATACCCCAGAAGGTAGTGCTTATATTAAGAAGTTTCTTCTCAAGTCACCGTGGCAGCCGACTTTGATCGGTGTATTCGCGGGTGCCCTCTATTACCCACGTTATAACTGGTTTGATAAAACTATGATTCGCTTCATTATGAATATGACAGGTGGAGAAACGGATACAACCAAGGAAGTTGAGTACACGAACTGGGAAAAAGTCTCTTTATTCTCTAAGAAATTGCAAGAGATGTAA
- a CDS encoding thiamine phosphate synthase, whose amino-acid sequence MTVKILIPSQNIELTGEVQNCLLVAKRQGLATDAVELGVSPTQYFSIVDSQQALSIGFAHDLDSLAECKLAELNHVVDYSNSVALTDVCDAFTQTPDTIYIGVSDDSAVLDIWSHLDASRAIKSDTTAHQELDNRGHFAWLLTLLALEFPLEDALVLARAASNVSRGTWPAHYQNFPIPVLEDQRLDISVGWVNQGTSLSFPELSKSSLGLYPVVDDVEWIERLLKLGINTVQLRIKNPLQADLEQQITRSIELGREHNAQVFINDYWQLALKHDAFGVHLGQEDIEESNLSQLSQAGIKIGLSTHGYYELLRIVQINPSYIALGHIFPTTTKQMPSKPQGLVRLSLYQQLIGTIPYTKELIGYPTVAIGGIDQSTAEQVWDCRVSSLAVVRAITLAEDPKKVIEFFEKLMASKPPALKEEVMQEPSYAE is encoded by the coding sequence ATGACAGTGAAGATTCTCATCCCATCTCAAAATATTGAGTTAACGGGAGAGGTGCAGAACTGTCTATTGGTTGCTAAGCGACAAGGCTTAGCAACCGATGCGGTTGAGTTGGGTGTAAGCCCAACTCAATACTTCTCTATCGTTGATTCTCAGCAGGCGTTATCTATTGGCTTCGCTCATGATCTTGATTCATTGGCAGAGTGTAAGTTAGCGGAACTGAACCATGTTGTTGATTACAGTAATTCAGTCGCGTTAACTGACGTTTGTGATGCCTTTACACAAACTCCGGATACCATCTATATTGGTGTCTCAGATGATTCAGCTGTACTGGATATTTGGTCACACCTGGATGCTAGCCGTGCTATCAAGAGTGACACTACAGCTCATCAGGAGTTAGATAATCGCGGCCACTTTGCTTGGTTACTTACTTTGTTGGCGCTGGAATTCCCATTAGAAGACGCACTAGTTTTAGCTCGCGCAGCGTCCAATGTTTCACGTGGAACATGGCCTGCACATTACCAAAACTTTCCTATCCCTGTTCTTGAAGATCAACGATTGGACATAAGCGTAGGTTGGGTTAACCAAGGGACATCACTTTCTTTTCCTGAGTTGAGTAAGAGTAGCCTCGGTTTATACCCAGTAGTTGATGATGTTGAGTGGATCGAAAGATTGCTCAAGCTTGGAATCAACACTGTCCAACTACGTATTAAGAACCCGCTGCAAGCGGACTTAGAACAACAAATCACACGATCTATCGAGCTTGGTCGAGAGCATAACGCTCAAGTTTTTATCAATGATTACTGGCAGCTTGCACTCAAGCATGACGCTTTTGGTGTTCATCTGGGGCAAGAGGATATTGAAGAATCAAACCTCTCACAGTTGAGCCAAGCGGGTATAAAGATTGGTTTATCGACTCACGGCTATTACGAGTTACTGCGCATTGTTCAAATTAACCCAAGCTATATTGCGCTGGGCCACATCTTCCCAACAACAACTAAGCAGATGCCATCAAAGCCTCAGGGTTTAGTTCGTTTATCTCTGTATCAACAGCTGATTGGTACTATCCCATACACAAAAGAACTCATTGGTTATCCGACGGTTGCTATTGGTGGTATTGACCAATCGACAGCTGAGCAGGTGTGGGATTGTAGGGTGTCGAGTTTGGCGGTTGTTCGTGCGATTACATTAGCGGAAGACCCTAAAAAGGTGATCGAATTTTTCGAAAAACTGATGGCGTCTAAACCTCCAGCTCTCAAAGAAGAGGTTATGCAGGAGCCTAGCTATGCTGAGTGA